GTAGTCCCCCTAACACATATTGTTGTAACCTGATAAATTCATTCTACCTCAGGAGGGGGAGGACGACTATGCACAAGGTTTACAAAAAATCTATTTCCTTTTCGTTACTTTATACAAGAGAAGCGCCAATCGCACGAGTACCGCATGCTCGAAGTCCCGGACGTCCATCCCCGTCTCTTGTTTGAACTTGTCGAGCCGGTACAGCAACGTATTCCGATGAATGTACAAGCGCTTCGCGGTATCGCTGACGTTGCAGTTTTCGGTGAAGAACGCTTCCAGCGTCTGCAGCATCTCGGGATCGAACGACGGCTCCGCGCGCCGCAGCACGCCTTCCAGAAATCTGTTCTTCGCCCGCTTCGGCACCGCGTCGAGCAGCGTCTCGAGCCGCAGCTCCCATGGCAAGTGAATGTTGGAGGATAACCGGAAATTTCTTCCCAACTCGATCGTCTCGCGTAGCGTCGCGACCGTGTGCACGAGCGAGCCCGCCGGGGAAAAGGGGTACGTCGTCGCCACATGACACTCGCCGACCCACTCGCTGGCCGCCATATCCTGCAGACCCGACGCCAACGCGGACAACGCCTCTTCGATCGACTCCTCTTCGCCTTCCCGTTCCTCGGACAGCAACGACGCGTCCGCCAAAATCAACCACATCTTATTATGTAACGGGATGAGCGCGACCTCCGCCTCGAAGAACGTCTTCAGCAGCTTCTTCAGGTCGGCGTAGGAGCTTGAAGGCAGCCGCTCCGGATAATCTCCGTAGACGAGCAGCGGCACCTTCGATCCCGCAAGCATCGGCCAGCGCGCGAACGACTCCGGCAAGTCGGCGTCATGGTCGCCTTGCTCCAGCCGCTCCATAATCCAAGTCGCCAGCGCCGCGGCCAGCCGCTCGTCGTCCGTTCCGCCGCCTCCCGGCTTCGGCTCGGGCCGGGCTCCGTCTTCCAACAAGAGCTCTACAAGCTTTCGTTCCGATGACGTCAATTCGCCGTGCACGACGAGCGTCGCGCCCGCGGCCGCGAACGCCTCGCCCCGGACCGCTTCTCCGTGGTCCTTCTGCGCCGTTACTTTCTTCCCGAAGATCGTCTCTAGTTTACTCCGCAGCTGCTCCAGTTCCATCCTCGTCTCCTCAGCCTGTCCGTTTTTCCTTATTGTAGCACAGTCAACCGAGGGTTAAGAGCAAAAGGATCGAAAGGAGCGAAAATACCGCCCCGACCAAATAAAGGAAAGAGACGGTTTGCCTCTGATTCAACCCCCAGTGGAGCAGGCTGTGATGCGTGTGCAGCTTGTCCGCCCGATGAAGCCCTTTGCCCGACAGCAGCCTTCTCGAAAATACGATCGCCGTATCCATAATCGGCACGCCTACCGCGAGCAGCGGCACGAACAGCGACAGCGCCGCCGCGCTCTTGAACGCGCCGTCGACCGCGATAACGGCGAGCGCGTAGCCGAGGAAGGTCGCCCCGGCGTCGCCCATGAACATTTTCGCAGGGTAGAAATTGTACGCAAGGAAGCCGAGCGCCGCTCCGGCGACGACCGCCGCCGCCGCCGCGGACGGACCCTGCCCCTTGAGCAGCGCCACGGTCAGCAGCGTGAGCGACGAGATGACCGCGATGCCCGAAGCCAATCCGTCGACCCCATCGATGAAATTCATCATGTTGATCAAGGCGAACACCCACAGCATGGTCGCAAGTATGCTCCATCCGCCCCCGAACATCCACATGTGCTCGCCGCCGAAGCGGACGCCCGCGATCTCGATGCCGAACCAAACCGGAATCGAAGAAACGATCGTGTAGACGATAATGCGAGGCCATACCGGGAACTCCTTGCCCCTCGTCTTATATGCGTCGTCGACCAGCCCGACGGCCATTAGCGCGCCGCCTCCGTAGACGATTGACGCCGTCAGCGGCGTCCAGCCGATGAATGCGTAGAAGGCCGCGACGCAGCCTAGGAAGATCGCCACTCCGCCCATGAGCGGGATCGGCGTCCGATGAATTTTCCGCGGCGCGGGCCGATCCACGAACCCCCATCGCATCGCGGCGAGGCGAATCGGCGGGACTAAGCAGTAGACCGTTCCGAGCGCGGTTAACAACGCGATGGCGTAACGCACGTCGTTCCCCCCTTTTTCGTATTCGTAGGGTATCCCGGAATGGAACGCGCCAATAGCGGAAATAATTAGGTCCATCGAAAAAGGAGGCTGGTCCCTTGCGATTCGCCTACGGAACCGAAGAGTTGACCGTAACCTGGCCTTACGCCGATCCCGTCGTCCTCTCGTACCGAACTCCGGTCGCGGAGGGCGCCGACGCGGATGCGTTGCTGCGTCAGGCGCTCCGTTCGCCGATCGACTCCCCGTCCCTGCCGGAACTGGCGGCCGGTCGACGCGATGCGGTCATTCTCGTCAGCGACGTCACGCGCCTGAGCCCGACGGCGTCGTTCCTGGCTCAGCTGCTTGACGCGCTGAACGAGGGCGGCATTCCCGACGAACGGGTCCGCGTCGTCGTCGCGCTCGGAACGCACCGCGCCCAGACGGCGGACGAGCTGCGCGGCATCGCGGGCGAATCGGCGTTCCGCCGGGTTCTTGTCGAGAATCATTCCGCCGCTTCGGAGGACTGTCTGTTCGTCGGCACGACCTCGCTCGGCACTCCGATCGAGTTGAACCGCAAGGTAGCTGAAGCGGATCTGCGCATCGCCACCGGCAATATCGAGCCGCACCGGCTCGTCGGCCTGTCCGGCGGGTGCAAGGCGCTCTTCCCCGGCGTCGCCTCCGCCGCTTCGATCGAACGGCATCACGGGTTGTCGCACCGCTACCGCGCCGTTCCCGGATTCGCCGACAACCCGCTGCACCGCGACATCGAAGAAGCGTGCGCCATGGTGCCGATCCACTTCCTCTATAA
The DNA window shown above is from Paenibacillus antri and carries:
- the larA gene encoding nickel-dependent lactate racemase encodes the protein MRFAYGTEELTVTWPYADPVVLSYRTPVAEGADADALLRQALRSPIDSPSLPELAAGRRDAVILVSDVTRLSPTASFLAQLLDALNEGGIPDERVRVVVALGTHRAQTADELRGIAGESAFRRVLVENHSAASEDCLFVGTTSLGTPIELNRKVAEADLRIATGNIEPHRLVGLSGGCKALFPGVASAASIERHHGLSHRYRAVPGFADNPLHRDIEEACAMVPIHFLYNVVADHRRRALAAFAGHPTEAHRRGASFARDQFLVSNERKYDVVVASAGGYPKDMQLYQAIKSLENAAAFAKPGGSILLIARCQELYGNGTFLEWAETRIDRERAVRELEERFVLGAHKLHILHQVLQKHRVFLYSDVPRPLAELLGFRTVSDLQLWIDEAARRGASMAAMPCASLTFPDLSVRDNEMGFQV
- a CDS encoding PucR family transcriptional regulator translates to MELEQLRSKLETIFGKKVTAQKDHGEAVRGEAFAAAGATLVVHGELTSSERKLVELLLEDGARPEPKPGGGGTDDERLAAALATWIMERLEQGDHDADLPESFARWPMLAGSKVPLLVYGDYPERLPSSSYADLKKLLKTFFEAEVALIPLHNKMWLILADASLLSEEREGEEESIEEALSALASGLQDMAASEWVGECHVATTYPFSPAGSLVHTVATLRETIELGRNFRLSSNIHLPWELRLETLLDAVPKRAKNRFLEGVLRRAEPSFDPEMLQTLEAFFTENCNVSDTAKRLYIHRNTLLYRLDKFKQETGMDVRDFEHAVLVRLALLLYKVTKRK
- a CDS encoding MraY family glycosyltransferase — its product is MRYAIALLTALGTVYCLVPPIRLAAMRWGFVDRPAPRKIHRTPIPLMGGVAIFLGCVAAFYAFIGWTPLTASIVYGGGALMAVGLVDDAYKTRGKEFPVWPRIIVYTIVSSIPVWFGIEIAGVRFGGEHMWMFGGGWSILATMLWVFALINMMNFIDGVDGLASGIAVISSLTLLTVALLKGQGPSAAAAAVVAGAALGFLAYNFYPAKMFMGDAGATFLGYALAVIAVDGAFKSAAALSLFVPLLAVGVPIMDTAIVFSRRLLSGKGLHRADKLHTHHSLLHWGLNQRQTVSFLYLVGAVFSLLSILLLLTLG